aaattttagtagAAGACGCAgatgaaaaatagttttaaatcaCTGATGAGGAACTTATTAGCCATTTTAGATATAACACAACCTCATTTGCATTCCTTACAAATATTCTTATTTGAAGGTGACAAATTTTCTCCAGAAGCTAGGTTCGGATATAATAGGTCGGAAGATAAACTTCATGGACCAAACCAATAAGTGGCCTAAACTTCCTGAGGCCATCTATATTCTATCTCACGGATGGAAAGTGGAAAAAACAGTTAACCAAATACGAAAATTTCGTGAGTGTATATGAACAGAAAATTCATAAGTAAACATCAATGTTCAATGCAGATCACTTATAATTTTCCCCCATTTATTCTGTTTACCATATACACAAGTAACTAACCTGTAACTAGTATCATCAACAATCAGATGAAGTTCAATCAACTGTACATTTATAGGATTTACCAGAAATTGTCATCAACGGATGATGGGTCATAATCTTCTTCCATCTCCAGCTCCACCTCAGGCTCTGGAGACCCAAATTCAGTCATTTCAATGTCTGCGAGATTCTTCAAATCAACCACAGAAAGCTCGTCCAGGCGCCTGACAACCAAGTCTGCAGCCCCAAGCTCATAGACAGGATGCTTACTAGCAACAGCCACACATTTCATCCGTGCTTCGTGTGCAGCCTCCACTGTTAGATTGGAGTTTCCAAACACAATGCACCTCTCGGGTATTAAGTTCAAAAGCTGTGCAGCATAAACAAACATTTCAGGATCAGGCTTTCCCCTGTGAACATCCTCTGCTGCCACAACGACACTGAAATTGTCCTCAATCCCGATCTCCCCTATAGCAGACTCAATAGCCTTCCTAGGACGCGTGGAAACCAATGCCATTGGTATCTTATAATGCATTAAAACACTAACAAACTCCTTGGACCCAGACATGAAACTATATATCCCACCCTGTAAAGCTTGGTAGATTTCTTCCTTTCTATTAGCCATTCTTCTTAATTGCCCCGGATCCCTCGACCAACACAGAACTTCTGAAATTGCCTGTTCATTCTTCATGCCTTCTACTCTCTTGAGGATAAAAGCAGGAGGAGAAGGTTTGCCTTCTTCCTGGGAGAGTGCCAGCCAAGCCTGCTTCTCTAAATCAGGATTGTCCTCAACAAGAACTCCCTCCCACTCAAATATAGCACCCAACCAACCACACCCCATCCTCTCATGCCGGAGCAACGGATTCCGGAGGGAGGGGTTATCGGCTCTATTAGCCGGAGGCCACGAATCAGGCCTTTGATCAAATCCACTATCAATCCTGCTATTATCTCTATTGGGCAATTTCTCTTCCCTGTAAGCATGTGCTTCTCTTGTTAACTCCACAGCCAAAGCCTTAATTGATGAGAACATAACCCTATCTTGCTTATAAGATTTAGGCAAAGTCAAAGAAACCAGAATCCTTCCAC
This genomic stretch from Vigna radiata var. radiata cultivar VC1973A chromosome 7, Vradiata_ver6, whole genome shotgun sequence harbors:
- the LOC106765600 gene encoding 5-amino-6-(5-phospho-D-ribitylamino)uracil phosphatase, chloroplastic codes for the protein MVESIAATSFLGHRPIFGGILARDVSVKRKSLNSCRLPTTEFLGGGRILVSLTLPKSYKQDRVMFSSIKALAVELTREAHAYREEKLPNRDNSRIDSGFDQRPDSWPPANRADNPSLRNPLLRHERMGCGWLGAIFEWEGVLVEDNPDLEKQAWLALSQEEGKPSPPAFILKRVEGMKNEQAISEVLCWSRDPGQLRRMANRKEEIYQALQGGIYSFMSGSKEFVSVLMHYKIPMALVSTRPRKAIESAIGEIGIEDNFSVVVAAEDVHRGKPDPEMFVYAAQLLNLIPERCIVFGNSNLTVEAAHEARMKCVAVASKHPVYELGAADLVVRRLDELSVVDLKNLADIEMTEFGSPEPEVELEMEEDYDPSSVDDNFW